The Glycine soja cultivar W05 chromosome 6, ASM419377v2, whole genome shotgun sequence genome has a window encoding:
- the LOC114416166 gene encoding TITAN-like protein, translating into MGEQHENENGRTGTKNQHQQKKKKKKSEFEFCKACNINHDQGLRHKYFPNHKKSLSTFLSRFRKKLSDVRFFLNAPIPLNPQLTSRNRFWCVFCDQHIDELNSSFACANAIRHLASAEHVKNLKQFFWKYGGAADQLDAFMVSEDDVDKWEKKCTARKDEAIEGSRRTVIGPSSDDIHSGNVDSFEKNVYSNSVKSYPSNAVLPLQSYTNEYQVSCSGLSGVATGATSSEVCSGANNFSLQDFAVGRSSLSLPHDGRQRSSNGYSCNKKVRENGRMVSGESSHQGVQMVTQISTGSAGGKVFSEEPPPWLGTTDEVQMRSSNKLGKSKKLNSKRVGAAWVEKRKIEMEKERRGESIRNECDANWLPNFGRVWQSGSRRESRKEFEREKQKLNVETQSEMAIKIKPYVSKRMRMDSGGDYASG; encoded by the exons ATGGGGGAGCAACACGAGAACGAGAATGGGAGAACGGGAACAAAGAACCAGCAtcagcagaagaagaagaagaagaaaagcgaGTTCGAGTTCTGCAAAGCGTGCAACATAAACCACGACCAAGGTCTCCGCCACAAGTACTTTCCTAATCACAAGAAATCCCTCTCCACCTTCCTCTCCCGCTTCCGCAAAAAACTCTCCGACGTTCGCTTCTTCCTCAACGCCCCAATCCCTCTCAATCCCCAACTCACTTCTCGCAATCGCTTCTGGTGCGTCTTCTGCGACCAACACATCGACGAACTCAACAGTTCCTTTGCCTG CGCTAACGCGATTCGTCACCTCGCGAGTGCGGAACACGTGAAGAATTTGAAGCAATTCTTCTGGAAATACGGTGGTGCCGCGGATCAATTGGACGCGTTTATGGTTTCTGAAGATGACGTGGATAAG TGGGAGAAGAAGTGCACGGCTCGAAAGGATGAAGCGATTGAGGGAAGTCGCAGAACAGTGATTGGTCCTTCGAGTGATGATATCCATAGTGGAAATGttgatagttttgaaaaaaatgtttattccaATTCTGTGAAATCGTATCCTTCAAATGCTGTTTTGCCTTTACAAAGCTATACAAATGAGTATCAGGTATCTTGTTCAGGACTCTCCGGAGTTGCCACTGGTGCTACCTCTTCAGAAGTTTGCTCTGGtgcaaataatttttctttgcaaGATTTTGCAG TTGGACGTAGTAGCCTTTCTCTCCCTCATGATGGTAGACAACGGTCAAGTAATGGTTACTCCTGTAATAAAAAG GTGCGTGAAAATGGAAGAATGGTAAGCGGAGAGAGCAGTCATCAGG GTGTACAAATGGTCACTCAGATATCTACTGGAAGTGCTGGGGGAAAGGTTTTTTCTGAAGAACCTCCACCATGGCTTGGAACAACTGATGAAGTTCAGATGCGTTCTTCAAACAAGTTAGGGAAGTCCAAAAAGTTGAATTCAAAACGGGTTGGAGCAGCTTgggttgaaaagaggaagattgaAATGGAGAAGGAAAGGAGGGGGGAGTCTATAAGGAATGAGTGTGATGCCAACTGGCTTCCTAATTTTGGTAGAGTCTGGCAATCTGGTAGCAGAAGAGAATCCAGAAAAGAGTTTGAGAGGGAGAAACAGAAGTTAAATGTTGAAACTCAATCTGAGATGGCAATCAAGATAAAGCCTTATGTAAGCAAAAGAATG CGGATGGATAGTGGAGGTGATTATGCAAGTGGGTGA